One genomic window of Acidobacteriota bacterium includes the following:
- a CDS encoding GGDEF domain-containing protein: protein MYIGKPWPYRVAPNDRLVAGDVVYLFAGQSGLYGWGYVTKIERYQDSDLRREMLKVGVSRPVIQEGLVTLAEINQVGVLAGIVERLDGNFAELYPKEVNAFNSLLQSKGTETPPGMAEIQDHFDRLGIRDDSSFAPKLALAIERYNQASILYADLDKFKTVDDTYGHEVGDKVIVAAFRVVQSVIQDIGEDFRPHTAGDEIILLLPNVIDPDAMEIAERIRTAIEQHDFPVIGRGRVTITIGVATYPDTCADWQQLRTTADVTAGQAKKVRRNRVVSCAEKRDAPPHVTDRDLADLQLELQKLDAMTMGRPTNGSEMAKIKLQKIFTIERVVKRLQAEGRPAMAWKLQRQIHAIKMDGRVATDSQRQMDRLIDIEAERNALREEEERKKDDR from the coding sequence ATGTACATCGGCAAGCCCTGGCCCTATCGAGTGGCACCAAACGACAGACTCGTAGCGGGCGACGTAGTTTATCTCTTTGCGGGACAATCAGGACTGTATGGTTGGGGTTATGTAACGAAAATTGAGCGGTATCAAGACTCGGACTTAAGAAGGGAAATGCTGAAAGTCGGTGTGTCCCGTCCAGTTATCCAGGAAGGTCTTGTCACCCTTGCGGAAATAAACCAAGTGGGCGTTCTGGCAGGTATTGTGGAGCGACTCGACGGCAACTTTGCGGAGTTGTATCCCAAGGAAGTTAACGCGTTCAATTCGCTCCTGCAGTCAAAAGGTACTGAAACTCCGCCTGGCATGGCTGAGATTCAAGACCACTTCGACCGACTCGGCATTCGAGATGACTCCTCTTTTGCGCCTAAACTAGCACTTGCAATCGAGCGGTACAATCAAGCTTCGATCCTATATGCCGACCTGGACAAGTTCAAGACGGTCGATGACACATATGGTCACGAAGTCGGGGATAAGGTTATCGTCGCCGCTTTCCGGGTTGTACAAAGTGTTATTCAAGACATTGGAGAGGACTTTCGTCCTCACACTGCCGGCGACGAGATTATTCTCCTCCTTCCAAACGTCATTGACCCTGATGCTATGGAGATTGCCGAGCGCATAAGAACAGCGATAGAGCAACATGACTTTCCCGTCATTGGTCGAGGTCGCGTGACCATAACGATCGGAGTAGCAACATACCCAGATACTTGCGCGGATTGGCAACAATTAAGAACAACTGCCGACGTGACCGCCGGACAAGCAAAGAAGGTACGTCGGAATAGAGTCGTAAGCTGCGCAGAAAAGCGCGATGCACCGCCGCATGTTACGGATCGAGACTTAGCTGATCTACAGTTAGAGCTCCAAAAGCTAGATGCAATGACTATGGGCCGTCCGACTAACGGATCGGAAATGGCCAAGATCAAGCTCCAAAAAATCTTTACAATAGAGAGAGTGGTTAAACGTCTCCAGGCCGAAGGCCGTCCGGCAATGGCGTGGAAGCTGCAGAGGCAGATTCACGCAATTAAGATGGACGGGCGCGTAGCAACAGATTCTCAGCGCCAGATGGATAGATTGATAGATATTGAGGCTGAGAGAAATGCGCTTAGGGAAG
- a CDS encoding ImmA/IrrE family metallo-endopeptidase, whose protein sequence is MSRSIYYAEMRSLAQAKRAQYNVETAALNLRFVQGIYRNEGIKIDYWDTKRRKIRAAYFCDDGDFSVMINKSLPREPKLFALVHELKHHYKDQLLIQAGEIRCGDYNAGELIEKGAEVFAAEFIYPEAEMQLLLEELAITTENCSPESLVEVKRTCGAVVSYTFLVKRFEWLDLIERGEYSKVQFTKLEESIYGPAFYKQDWFKQSRARKTGRRVTP, encoded by the coding sequence ATGAGTCGTTCGATATACTACGCCGAGATGCGCTCTCTCGCTCAAGCAAAGCGAGCGCAATACAATGTTGAGACAGCGGCGCTCAATCTGCGTTTTGTGCAAGGTATCTACAGAAACGAAGGTATCAAGATCGACTATTGGGATACGAAGCGTAGAAAGATCCGTGCCGCATATTTCTGCGACGACGGCGACTTCTCAGTAATGATCAACAAGAGTCTGCCGCGTGAGCCAAAACTCTTCGCGCTTGTTCACGAACTAAAGCACCACTACAAGGACCAACTGCTAATTCAAGCTGGCGAGATAAGGTGCGGTGACTATAATGCTGGCGAGCTCATCGAGAAAGGAGCCGAGGTCTTTGCGGCAGAGTTCATCTACCCAGAAGCAGAAATGCAACTGTTACTGGAGGAGTTAGCTATAACCACCGAAAATTGCTCGCCCGAGAGCTTAGTGGAGGTTAAGAGAACCTGCGGCGCAGTGGTGAGTTACACTTTCTTGGTAAAGCGTTTCGAGTGGCTTGATCTTATTGAGCGCGGTGAATACTCCAAAGTACAATTCACGAAGCTAGAAGAATCCATCTACGGACCCGCTTTTTACAAGCAAGACTGGTTTAAGCAAAGTCGAGCGCGCAAGACCGGCCGACGGGTAACTCCTTAG